One Paenibacillus sp. SYP-B4298 genomic window, TAAACATGGAGGTAACTGCTGAGGCTAGCGGAGTCGTGTCCAGCATTTTGCGCCAAAGCGGCGAAAACGTCAAGGTAGGCGAGATTGTCGCACACATCGGAGTCAGCGGCGCAGCGGCAGTACCCGCTTCGCAGCCGCAAGCGGCGGCTCCGGCTCAGGAGGCTGCTCCATCTGCACCGGCAGCGCCGGCAGCAGCAGCGGTTGCTCCGTCCGCGCCAGCGGCTGAGCCTGCGGCTATTCATGCCAGCCCTTCGGCACGCAAGCTGGCACGGGAGAAGGGAATTGATCTGAATCAGGCACTGGGCAGAGTCGGCGCAAGCGATGTTGCTGCTGTAACATCCGCACCAGCGGCTCCAGTGGCGCCTGCCGCTCCTGCTGCAGCAGCGGCAGCAGCACCGGTTGAAGACAAGACGGTGGAGCGTGTGCGGATGTCCAGACGGAGACAGACGATCGCCAAGCGTCTCGTTGAGGCACAACAGACAGCCGCGATGCTGACGACCTTCAATGAAGTCGATATGACGGCGATTATGGATGTGCGCAAGCGTCGTAAGCAATCCTTCACGGAGAAGCATGACATTGGCCTCGGCTTCATGTCCTTCTTCACCAAGGCGGTAATCGGCGCGCTCAAGCAGTTCCCGCTGCTGAACGCCCAGATTGAAGGCGAAGACATCCTGATTCATAAGCGTTACGATATTGGTATTGCTGTATCGGCGAAGGAAGGGCTGGTTGTACCGGTCGTTAGAGACGCTGACCGTCTCGGCTTTGCCGGAATCGAGAAGGAGATTGCCTCGCTGGCACAGAAGGCGCGTGCGAATTCGCTGTCGCTGTCCGATCTGCAAGGCGGAACCTTCACGATTACGAACGGCGGCATCTTCGGCTCGCTGCTGTCGACTCCGATTCTGAATGCTCCAC contains:
- the odhB gene encoding 2-oxoglutarate dehydrogenase complex dihydrolipoyllysine-residue succinyltransferase; this translates as MFEVKVPQAGESITEATISQWLVKEGDAVNAGDILFELETDKVNMEVTAEASGVVSSILRQSGENVKVGEIVAHIGVSGAAAVPASQPQAAAPAQEAAPSAPAAPAAAAVAPSAPAAEPAAIHASPSARKLAREKGIDLNQALGRVGASDVAAVTSAPAAPVAPAAPAAAAAAAPVEDKTVERVRMSRRRQTIAKRLVEAQQTAAMLTTFNEVDMTAIMDVRKRRKQSFTEKHDIGLGFMSFFTKAVIGALKQFPLLNAQIEGEDILIHKRYDIGIAVSAKEGLVVPVVRDADRLGFAGIEKEIASLAQKARANSLSLSDLQGGTFTITNGGIFGSLLSTPILNAPQVGILGMHKIQIRPVAIDNERMENRPMMYIALSYDHRIVDGSEAVRFLVAVKEMLEDPESLLLEG